Below is a genomic region from Microbulbifer sp. ALW1.
ACCGGCAGATAGTGGGCAGGGTCCGGGGAGAAACGCAGCACCGCACCCTCGGCAAGGTGCAGTTCAATCCGACTTTGCAACACCACCGGACCATGACTCAGCCAGACGCCCTCGGGGATGAGCACCCGCCCACCACCGGCGGCCACCGCGGCATCAATCGCTGACAGAATGGCAGGGCGTACGTCGGCACTGGGTTCGGCCCCGAAGTTTGAGATTGGGAATTCGCGCTGGGGAATATTGGGCAGCTGAATGGCAGCCACAATTTCATCGGCCAGCTGCCAGCCGCTATCGGCTTGCGGGTCTTTTGCCCACGTCAAAGTTGCAGCAGCCACAGAGCCAAACATACAGGCGCACAGGCATAGCCCCCGCAGAAAACGGGGAGGAGACATCATCGCGTTCATCGTTGCTCCCGAAGGACGTTATTAAACTTTATTCTGGGCGGCCGAAGGCGCACCCGCCCTCTCACTCAACCATTTGAGAGGGAAGCAACTACAGCATTTTTTCTATTTTCGGATCTGGACGGGCCGGCCTATTCAAGGCCCGCCCATCCCGTGGCAACAGAATGTGCCACTACCGACAGGACGCCGGCTTGTATCAATTATTCGTTCGAAGGCTTGCCAATGGTCGCCAGAATGCCGCCATCCACATACACCACCTGACCATTGACGAAATTGCTCGCGTCACTGGAAAGGAATACCGCAGCACCCTGCAGGTCTTCCGGGTTACCCCAGCGGCCCGCGGGGGTACGACCAATGATGAAATCATTGAACGGGTGGCCATCCACACGAATCGGCGCCGTCTGGCTGGTGGCAAAATAGCCGGGGCCAATACCGTTCACCTGAATATTGTGGCGCGCCCACTCGGTGGCCATATTCTGGGTCAGCATTTTCAGGCCGCCCTTGGAAGCGGCGTAGGCCGAAACACTGTCGCGACCCAGTTCGCTCATCATGGAACAGATGTTGATGATCTTGCCCGCACCGCGCTCGATCATACGGCGCACCACCGGACGGCTCATCACCATCACACCGGTCAGGTTGGTTTCCAGCACCTTGTTCCACTCGGACAGTTCCATTTCCAGCAGCGGCACGCGGCGGATAATGCCGGCGTTATTCACCAGTACATCAATGGGGCCCTGCTCCTGTTCGATCACCGGCACCATCTCGTTCACTTCGTCTTCATTGGTGACGTTGAACAGGTAACCGTGGGCGTCATAGCCCTTTTCGCGCAGCGCGGCGACGGCGCCATCCAGCTTTTCCTGGGAGGAGTGACCGGTAATTACCAGCTTGGCACCGGCGTTACCCAGGCCTTCCGCCATCGCCATGCCGAGGCCGTGGGTAGCGCCGGTTACCAGGGCGAGTTTTCCGGTTAAGTCAAACAGTGACTTGGACATTCTTTACTCCAAAAATTTTTCGCGATTACTCAGGCTTAGATCAGGATCAACGCAACTCGTGGGGCTGCACAAAATCCATATCATCGTAATCCAGGTTTTCACCCGCCATACCCCAGATAAAGGTGTAATTGGCGGTACCTACGCCGGAGTGCAGTGACCAGGTGGGAGAGATCACCGCTTGCTCGTTGTGCATCCAGATCGTACGGGTCTGCTGGGGCGGGCCCATGAAATGGCATACCGCTTGATCTTCAGGCACATTGAAATACATGTAGGCTTCCATGCGGCGGCTGTGGGTATGGGCCGGCATGGTATTCCAGACACTGCCCGGCGCCAGCTCGGTCATACCCATCTGCAATTGGCAGGTCTCGATGACACCGTGTACCAGCAGCTGATTGATCACCCGCTGATTGCAGGTTTCACTGGCGCCCCGCTCCATGACATTCGCGTCGGCTTTGCTTACTTTTACTGTTGGATAGGCACGGTGTGCCGGCGCGGAGTTCAGGTAGAACTTGGCCGGATTGGATTTGTCCGCACTATTCAGCTTTACCTCAACGGAACCGCGCCCCACGTAGAGTGCTTCCTTGTGACCGATCTCGTGCACCTTGCCATCGACTTCCACAGTACCGGCGCCACCGATATTGATGAATCCGATCTCGCGGCGCTCGAGGAAATACTCGGAGCGCAGTTCCTCGACGGTTTCCAGTTGTACGGTTTTTTCCACCGGCATGATGCCGCCAACGATCATGCGATCTACATGGGTGTAGGTAAGGCGCACCGTATCCGCTTCGAAGAGTTTCGGTACGAGAAACTCTTTACGAAGACGGTCGGTATCGTACTTCACATAGTCACTCGGGTGACTGGCGTAGCGCTCTTCAAATACGGTGGTCATGAAACTTTCCCGGAACTCTTTTCAACAACGGTTACAAATTTTAAGACTTAAGACTCTGACTTCAGCAGCTTGTACATCTCGACGCCGGAAGTGATAAACGGCGCGGTGCCCTTGGGGTCGTCGTCGTAAATCGGCTCGCTCATGTAGTACTCGTAGCTGCCATCGCGGCCGAAGCCGAGGCCGGCCACCTGACACATGTCGGTGATGCTGATGGTGCCGTCGGCATGCACCTGCACGAACTCATCCAGCAGACCCTTATAGGCTTTTTTCGCGGTACCCAGGTATTTGCCCTTGGGCAGATAACCTTCGTTCAACGCCTTGGCGAAGAAATAGGTAAACATGGTGCTGGCAGAGGACTCCAGATAGTTACCACGCTCACCGGGCTTGTCGATGATCTGCCACCAGGTACCGGTTGCCGGGTCCTGGTACTTTTCGATCACCGGTGCGATCTCCGTGATCATGTTCAGCAGGTACTGGCGCTCTTCGGTATTTTCCCGCGGGATATAGTCCAGCACGTCCACCAGCGCCATCGCCAGCCAACCCATGCCGCGGGCCCAGTGGTAACCGGAGAGGCCGGTTTCCTTGTCAGCCCAAACCTGTTGACGCTTCTCATCCCAGGCGTGATAGAAGAGACCGGTTTGCGGATCTTTCAGGATCTGATTCACCAGTTTGAATTCAGCCAGCACTTCTTCCACGTTGGGCTTGTCGTGCATCAGCTGTTCATACTGGGCAAGGAACGGAATGCCCATGTAGACGCCGTCTAGCCAGACCTGGTGCGGGTAGATTTTCTTGTGCCAGAAAGCACCGGCTTCGGTACGCGGGTGGTGTTCCAGCTGCTCGTAGAGGTGATCTACGGCTTTCTTGTAATTTTCATCGTGGTTACGCTCGTACATGCGCAGCAGCATGGTGCCGGCGCGAACGCTGTCGATGTTGTACTTGTCCTGTACATACCCGTTGATGCTGCCATCGTCGGCGACAAAAGAACCCATGACTTGTTGCACAGCATCCGCATAGCGGGCGTCTGGAGAAACCTGGTTCAGTTCGTCGTAGGCCTGCATCACCATGCCAGTGGTGTATTCGAAGTAAGACGGACGTTTGCGGATATGGTCGTAACCGCCATATGCATACTCGAGTGTCTTGCGCTCCAGTTCGGAGTCCGCCAGGCGCTTGCTCCACGCGAGGGCGACTTCGGCAGTCAGCGGCTGCTCGGTTTCAGCAACGCTTGCGGCCGTAGTCAGACGCTGGCGCAAAGGCATAGTCAGCTTTTCGGCTTCCTGCTGCAGGTAGGTTTCAAACTGGGCTTTGCTGGTAATAGGGCCGTGTTCGCTGGCCACTTCATTGGCCCAGGCGGCGACAAAGTAATATTGAACCTCGTTGCCCGCCGGTTTCAGGATGGCCACCTGGTTGTGCTCGTCTTTGGTGGTTTCCTTGATGGCTTTACGCTTGGCCAGTACCGCCATACCCAGGTTGGCGCCGTCCAGGCTCTGCGCGCCGTAGGTGCCGATATAGGTGTAGGCGTGACCGGTGATGTCCATGTCGCCGACAATCAGCTCGGTACCTTCGTGATCGACGATACCGGCAATCAGGTTATCCAGCTCTTCACTGGTTTTCGCATTCACTTCCACCAGACGGCTGCCGGCGTGCATGGAAAGCACCGCGGTCAGGTCGGTCTGCAAATCTTCGGTGGGTTTCCAGCCTTTGTACTGGATCTTGAACGAGGAGTAGAGGTCACCGTTTTCGGTAATATCGGCCTGCCAGTCCTGCACGTTGCTTACGCGAATGACTTTTTCGCCATCCCAGTAGCCGTAGCCACCAACGCCCACGGCGCTGCCCACTTTCAGAATATCCATGCCCCAGTCGGCGGACTCATGGTAGGAATCGAAACCGTCCTGGCCCACGTTCTGGAGTACTGGCTCGAGGGTCTGCTTGCCGAAAATATCGAAACCATTGCGCCAGTCGAGGTATACGCGATAGCCCACCAGGTCGGACTCGATACCCGGGCCCTCGTAGCGGATATACCAGGAGTGGTCGGTGTGCTCTTTGGGCACTTCCAGCGAGCTTACGTTCTGGAAACTGCCACCGAGATATTCACGCTCTTTCCATTCACCACCCACCTTGTGGGAAATTTCCGCCTGGGTGCGTTTGGTGTGCTGGGCGTATTCTGCATCGGCTTTGGCGATGCGCAGTTTCAGGGTTTCATCGACAGCCACATCCACGGTGAAGAGGATGCCGTCTTTTTCCCCGTCGGCATCTTTGTCGATGGCCTGTACCGGAATCTGTTCTGCCTGGTTCCACACCGCAATCGGCGACGCAAATCCGGCTTTCAATCCGAGTTCGTAGTAGCTGAGGTAAACCGCTTCGTCCAGACGCGGGAAGTCCGAGGGGTTAGCGAGCTCCAGGCTGGCGATGGCACCGGGCTTTTCAGCCTGTACAGCCGGTTCCGGGGATTGCGCAGACTCTACCGCGGCTTTCTCTCCGCAGGCGGTCAGCGTTGCCGCGGTCAGCGCAAAGGCCAGCACGCTCAGGCTCGGGGTTCGGTTGGACGGTTCAAACAGTTTCACAGACATCTCCACGAATTCGGGTTTTATTCTGTTTGTTGTTATTCAGTAAATTTGAATAACCAGTAAATCGAAAAACGGCCGGGTGCGACTTCGAATCCATGCGCCGGTGTTTCCACCGGCAGAATCCCTGCACCCGGCCGCTGTGTTCAGCTCTTAATCGTTACGTCAGATTAGAACTTGTACTGAGCACCGACGTAGTACTGACGACCGGTAGTGTGGTCAACCACGATACGGCCGGAGCTGTCGATCATCTGGCGGTTGGCTTCGTTGGTCAGGTTGATGCCTTCGAAGCTCAGCTTCCAGTTGTCGTTCACGTTGTAGCTGGCGACGAAGTCGATGTTGCCAGTACCTTCGGTGTACTCGGTGTCGTTACCGTTACGTACGGCAGCCGGAGACTGGGTCAGGTAATCGCTACGCTTGGCGTAGGAAACACGCGCGCTCCAGTCTTCGTTCTCGTAGTAAACGGTCGCGTTGTAGGTATTTTTGGACATACCGGTCAGCACGTCGTACAGCGGCTCTTCTTCGGTACCGTAGTTCATCTCGGAATCTACGTAGGTGTAGTTCAGGATGAGGCCGTAGTTGTCGAAGAACATCTGCTGGTACTGCAGCTCGATACCGCTGAGCTCACCACCTTCGCCGTTCACGTTACGCGAAACGTCCCAGATGCTGGTTTCATCGTAGGTACCTTCGTTCGCCAGTGCAGAAGCATCCAGGCCGGTTTCAGCCCAGGTGATGCCGGAATCGGTCTGGCGGGTAATGAAGGAGTCGATATCTTTGTAGAAGTATGCCGCTGCGAATACCGCTTCGTCAGAGAAGTACCACTCGTAAGAGATGTCGTAGGCACGGGCACGGAACGGATCCAGTTTCGGGTTACCGTAGCTGATGCTGCCGTTGTACTGGTCGATCTTACCGCCCGGAGTCAGGGTACCCAGAGACGGGCGCGCCATGACGTCGGCCACAGAGAAGCGCACAACCATGTCTTCGTGTACGTCCAGGGCCAGGTTCAGAGACGGCAGGGTATCGTCGTACTCGTTCTCAGCGGTTACACCTACCAGGTTGCCGCCGATATCGGCCAGACCTGCGGATTCCACTTCGGTAGTTACCTGGCGCACGCCAACGTTACCGCGCAGCGGCAGGCCGGCAACTTCGGTGTTCCAGTCCAGCTGTACGTAGTAACCGAGGCTGTCTTCTTTTACGTTACGGATATCCTGAGCGCGCGGCGCCATGCCCGCTGCCACTTCCGCAGAATAGGTAGCCAGGGTGGAACCCACATCCGGGGAGAACCAGCTGATGCCGTTCATGCTGGTCACGCTGCCCTGCAGCTCGGTCGCGGAGATGCCGCTGAATTTCGGACCCGCGCGCATTTCGGCAACGTCGAATTCAAAGCTCTTCTGGGACAGGCCACCTTTCAGGCTCATGGTGTCGGTCAGGTCAAACTCGAGGTTGAAGGCCGCCGTATCAAAGCTGTTATCAACGGTGTTCGGGCGGTGACGCAGTTCTACAAAGTCGTAGTTTGCTGCGTTGGCAGTATCGAAATCGGCGAAGTCGATGCTGCCACCAGAAGTGGTCGCGTTGTAGGTGAAGCTGTTCTGCACGTTGATCGCATCAACGATGGCAGTGGTCTGCATCGGGTTGCTGTAGTTGGACTCGGAAGTACCCCACAGCACGTCACCACGCAGGCGATCGGTGAAGTCGTGCGATGCGCGGATAGAAACCTGGTCGAACGCGGTTTCCAGCTCGTCGAAACGATGCTCTACACGCAGGTCGTAGTTCTCGACGGTCATGGAGGTGATGGTGCCACTGCCGTCCATGGTGTAGTCGGTTACATCGTATTCTTTGTAGTTGCCGCCATCTTTCAGGCTGACGGAA
It encodes:
- a CDS encoding TonB-dependent receptor — protein: MKTFELKPLTLAMAIVAVPAFAQEANTTGDATLEEITVTGSYRASLAKALDQKRDAVGSKDTILAEDIADFPDLNLAESLQRIPGVAITRDAGEGRNIAVRGLGSQFTRVRINGLEAISTTGGADSSGGANRDRTFDFNTFASELFSNLTVHKTMAADLDEGSLGATVDLGTGRPLDMADDFTFAANMQYGYNSQSQEANPRTSFLVGGKNEAETFGWMASYSYSDRNILEEGFSTVRWTASEEIVNCSACADDSELAALNEGFFPRIPRYGKFTHEQERQGFTGTLQFRPTDSTEILVDYLTSRFDATREEEFVSVSLKDGGNYKEYDVTDYTMDGSGTITSMTVENYDLRVEHRFDELETAFDQVSIRASHDFTDRLRGDVLWGTSESNYSNPMQTTAIVDAINVQNSFTYNATTSGGSIDFADFDTANAANYDFVELRHRPNTVDNSFDTAAFNLEFDLTDTMSLKGGLSQKSFEFDVAEMRAGPKFSGISATELQGSVTSMNGISWFSPDVGSTLATYSAEVAAGMAPRAQDIRNVKEDSLGYYVQLDWNTEVAGLPLRGNVGVRQVTTEVESAGLADIGGNLVGVTAENEYDDTLPSLNLALDVHEDMVVRFSVADVMARPSLGTLTPGGKIDQYNGSISYGNPKLDPFRARAYDISYEWYFSDEAVFAAAYFYKDIDSFITRQTDSGITWAETGLDASALANEGTYDETSIWDVSRNVNGEGGELSGIELQYQQMFFDNYGLILNYTYVDSEMNYGTEEEPLYDVLTGMSKNTYNATVYYENEDWSARVSYAKRSDYLTQSPAAVRNGNDTEYTEGTGNIDFVASYNVNDNWKLSFEGINLTNEANRQMIDSSGRIVVDHTTGRQYYVGAQYKF
- the kduI gene encoding 5-dehydro-4-deoxy-D-glucuronate isomerase, which codes for MTTVFEERYASHPSDYVKYDTDRLRKEFLVPKLFEADTVRLTYTHVDRMIVGGIMPVEKTVQLETVEELRSEYFLERREIGFINIGGAGTVEVDGKVHEIGHKEALYVGRGSVEVKLNSADKSNPAKFYLNSAPAHRAYPTVKVSKADANVMERGASETCNQRVINQLLVHGVIETCQLQMGMTELAPGSVWNTMPAHTHSRRMEAYMYFNVPEDQAVCHFMGPPQQTRTIWMHNEQAVISPTWSLHSGVGTANYTFIWGMAGENLDYDDMDFVQPHELR
- a CDS encoding glycoside hydrolase family 88 protein, which translates into the protein MKLFEPSNRTPSLSVLAFALTAATLTACGEKAAVESAQSPEPAVQAEKPGAIASLELANPSDFPRLDEAVYLSYYELGLKAGFASPIAVWNQAEQIPVQAIDKDADGEKDGILFTVDVAVDETLKLRIAKADAEYAQHTKRTQAEISHKVGGEWKEREYLGGSFQNVSSLEVPKEHTDHSWYIRYEGPGIESDLVGYRVYLDWRNGFDIFGKQTLEPVLQNVGQDGFDSYHESADWGMDILKVGSAVGVGGYGYWDGEKVIRVSNVQDWQADITENGDLYSSFKIQYKGWKPTEDLQTDLTAVLSMHAGSRLVEVNAKTSEELDNLIAGIVDHEGTELIVGDMDITGHAYTYIGTYGAQSLDGANLGMAVLAKRKAIKETTKDEHNQVAILKPAGNEVQYYFVAAWANEVASEHGPITSKAQFETYLQQEAEKLTMPLRQRLTTAASVAETEQPLTAEVALAWSKRLADSELERKTLEYAYGGYDHIRKRPSYFEYTTGMVMQAYDELNQVSPDARYADAVQQVMGSFVADDGSINGYVQDKYNIDSVRAGTMLLRMYERNHDENYKKAVDHLYEQLEHHPRTEAGAFWHKKIYPHQVWLDGVYMGIPFLAQYEQLMHDKPNVEEVLAEFKLVNQILKDPQTGLFYHAWDEKRQQVWADKETGLSGYHWARGMGWLAMALVDVLDYIPRENTEERQYLLNMITEIAPVIEKYQDPATGTWWQIIDKPGERGNYLESSASTMFTYFFAKALNEGYLPKGKYLGTAKKAYKGLLDEFVQVHADGTISITDMCQVAGLGFGRDGSYEYYMSEPIYDDDPKGTAPFITSGVEMYKLLKSES
- a CDS encoding gluconate 5-dehydrogenase, producing the protein MSKSLFDLTGKLALVTGATHGLGMAMAEGLGNAGAKLVITGHSSQEKLDGAVAALREKGYDAHGYLFNVTNEDEVNEMVPVIEQEQGPIDVLVNNAGIIRRVPLLEMELSEWNKVLETNLTGVMVMSRPVVRRMIERGAGKIINICSMMSELGRDSVSAYAASKGGLKMLTQNMATEWARHNIQVNGIGPGYFATSQTAPIRVDGHPFNDFIIGRTPAGRWGNPEDLQGAAVFLSSDASNFVNGQVVYVDGGILATIGKPSNE